TAATGAAATCAGGGTTATCCACTTTAATTTTTTCCAACACTTCTTCAACATAACCACGCGTACGATGTTCATTAATAATTTGAGCATCGTGCCATGTGATTCCTACCAACTGAAGAAAATCGGTTTGGCCATGTACAGAATCACGCCCCACTACCTCAGTATCTTCAACAATTAAAAGCGAGCACATCTTGGAATCACTCTCAAGTTCTAGTGGCGATCCATCACCAAGAACATACTCATTTTCTTGAAAAAAACTTCCTGATGTAAATGTGTAGCGTGCCAAGTTACCCATCATGTTCATGGCCCAGTGACACTCTTCAACGGAATTAGCTTTGAGTTTAAACGTCATCTCATATCCCCACTTATTGAAGTCTTCGCCATAGGACTCCAATCGCGAATAGAGTTGTGTCATACCGTAAGTCACAATGTGATAATACCCTTTATCCGATTTATAAATTGAATAGCCATCCAGATATTCGGGTCCACCAAACAACGCTCGTTTCTCCAGTCTTGTTGCAAAGTGGCTTGGTTCTTGTTCCCCATACACCTCAGCAAACGCTGCATCAATCACATCCCACCCTGGTGACCAGTCATCACTTTGACTCTTTTCTGAATAGTCCGCAAAGGTCATAAATCCTGGTTTGTCCTCTTTTATTATCGGTTCCTTTTCTACAATTGTTTTATTTAACACCTCATCTTGCGTTGGTGTCTTCTTTTTAAATCGATCAAACAATCCCATAATTACCTCCATTTTTCTTATCGTAACAAATTACGAATCGACACATTCTCATATGTCATTAAAAGCATAAAAAATGGTGCCAACACTGTGGCACCTAATCATTATTAAACAAGCGTTGAATGTAATCAGAGTCATTCATGATACGTCGGTAGAGCTGCACAAAGCCAACACTATCATAATCCACTAACTGGGCTCCCTGTTCTGAGAGTTGTATTATTGTTGCTCCAGGATACGATAAAAGAATGGGACTGTGGGTAGCAATAAAGAATTGTGACCCTTTTACTTCTGCCAATTCATGAATTTTTACCATCAATGCCATTTGCGCTTCGGGGCTCAATCCTGATTCTGGTTCGTCAAGAATATAAAAACCGTTGTCATTAATGTGATTCATGAAGAGTGTCAGAAACGACTCTCCATGAGAATAAGCATCCAGGGATGACCCCCCATAATTCTCCAAAGTCTCATCGCCCATTTGCGATAATGTCGACGTTAAATTATACATGCTCTCTGAACGCAAGAAGAATCCGTCTTTGGGTTTCAAAACCGCATTGCGAACAAATGTAAGGTACTGATACAACTCAGAATGTGTTGCATGGGTTTCAAATTGAAGGTGGAGTGAACCCCCTTCCGGATTGAAGCCATAGGCTACTGCGATTGCTTCAATCAGGGTTGATTTTCCAACGCCGTTATCACCCACAAGAAATGTAACGGGTGTTGTAAATTCAATCTCTGGAAGTGTTGTGATGGCTTTGATATTGAATGGGTATTTATGATGGGGAAACTCTTGAAATCGAATCGAACGAATATAGTTTCCACGCATGACTAATCTTCCAATATTTCTTGAACACGGCCCACTTGCCCATCCGCGAGCATTACTTTGATCCCATGGGGATGATTTTGACTGTTCGTAAGAATGCGTTCGACATAGCCTTCTGTGAGTTTCCCAGTTCTCTGATCATTTTTTAGGACAACATTAACGTGTGCACCAATGGTTATATTTTTTCTATTTTTGCCTGTCATAAGTGTCTCCTTCTTTTTCATTAGTATACATGAGACACGCATAAAAAACCACGCTGAGCGTGGTGAGTTTAGCCAATACGACGTGCTTTTTTATGCATTGCGAACATGTAAATCAAGCCCGTAATCGCGGCGAATGTTAGGAACGATTGCAGCATTGGCATGAGATTGTATGACGAGACAGTCCATAACTTGGGAACATCTTTAACGATGTAGGTCGTAGGTAATAAGCGCGCAATCACTTGAATGCCGCTTGGAAGTTGATCATATTGAATCCCCATCATGCCTGATAATGCCATTGTTACAAAGTAGAACGTCATGGTAATTCCATAGGTGACACTAAACTTACGTGCAAGTACTGCAATGCTGTATGCGAGCACAAAGTATAAGAATGAAAGTACAATTACTGCACCCATTAATACCAAGACTCCAAAAAGTGATGGTGTATCAATCTTTAAGATTGGCAATACAGTGAGCGAATAAACAGTAACAGCAACAACCAACGAAAGTGCCTGTGCCACAAATTTTGCTTTCAATTGTTTTTGTTCACTGAATCCAAAGAGAACCATTCGCGTTGTGATATCCTTTTCAATTTCTTGGGAAAACAATGCCGCAAATCCAATAAACAGAAGTGCCAAGGGACTCATTAAAAGGTTGGTAATGAACAATTGTGTCATTGCCTTACCGAATTGGTCGGCGGGAACTTGTGACTTTAAAAGACTGCTGAACACGAGGGTCATAATAATTGGGAAAATAATTCCAAAGAAAATTGCAAATACATTTCCCATTGCATTCTTAATTTCGTAGCGTATCATTTGCGCCATTAGTGTGTTCCTCCAATTGCATTCATCGTTAGTATCTCAACGTCATTATCGCTGCGTTTAAAGTTAATTTCTTGTGTGTTTAAATAGGCGATAACACGCATTTCTTCTTCTTTTGATGCACAGGCAATCGCTGTCGTATCGTTGGGTGCGAGGATAGTTTTAAAGTCACCAATAAAACTCATTTCCTCTGGACGTGCCTTGAACGTGATAACGGAGTGTCCACAATAGTGTCGGAACAATTCATCACGATGACCATAAGCAACAACCTTCCCTTGATTAAGAATCAACAGTTTGTTGGTCAGCTGTTCTAACTCTTCATAATAATGCGTTACAAAAAGAATTGCTGCATCTTTGCCTTGGTACCACTCGGTTATTTTCTTCATCAAGGCTTGGCGTGTTTCAAAATCCAAGCCTGTAGTTACTTCGTCAAAGAATGTTATCGGTGCATCCTGCATAAGCACCATAATTAAGGTAAACCGTTGCTTCTGACCTCCTGATAATTCTTTGTATTTCTTCTTAAGGCTTGCATCAAAATTAAAGAATGTAATAAGTTCTTGAAGTTTCGTATTGTCTTTTATTGAAGTATTTAAGATTGCTTCCATCACCGATTTGGTTGACATCGTTTCAACGTATTCATTACTTTGCATATGAACTGCCATTTCCTCAGGTTTGATTGTTGCAATGATATTTCCTTCATAAGGCAACAGCCCCAAACATGCTTTGATAAGCGTTGATTTACCAGCTCCATTCGAGCCAATCACACCGACGCGGTCGTTGGCATTTATAATAATCTCTTTATCAATTTGAAGTGCTTTAAAATCACGATAGGATACGTGTAAATTCTTTATTGTAATCATTGTCATTCTCCTTTTAGGTAGAGCGTTACACACACTCCAACTTTACTATTCTCAATAGTCCATTCTAACCCCAACACGGACATCATATTGTCGACCAAATACAAACCCAAACCTGTCCCTTTCTCATCACTGTGATGGGACCGCACAAAGGCTTCTTTGACATGCTCCAAGGTCGAAGCATCAATCCATACACCATGGCTTGTTACTATCAATGACGCATTACTCAATTCAAGTGTGATTGATTTCGAGTTTGGCGTATACTTTACAGCATTCCCAATCACATTATCAATAATCGAAACCAGAATCTCAGCATCGGTTTGGATTGTCACTGCTGTTGTGTGTTCATGAATGCTCAGGTTTTTTGATTGGATACGTTCACGGTATTGCTGTAAAACTGCTTGTACAAGTGTTTCAACATTTGTATCAGCAATTTCAAGTGTTCGATCTGTCTCCTGAAACACAACCATCATTGATTCTATAATTGATTGCATGCGTCCCAATTCATCGCGAACTTTCGGCAAGTAAGTATCTGTCTCGGCAAATTTTCCAACCTTACCTAACATGCCTTCAACAAGTAAGGATGCCCCAGCAACGGGTGTCTTAAGTTGATGAGACGCGTTCATGAGGAACAACTCTTGTTTTTCTTTTTCACGAATGAGCGCTTGATTTTGATTTTCAACTGTCACAATCGACGCTTTCAGATCACGATGCATATGATTCAAGGCATCTTCGAGGATTTTAAACTCATCATGTTGATTGGGTTGTTTGAACACCGTTCCATCACGCTCTTGACGTGATGTCGCTTGGTGCGCCAATGTTTCAATGGGTGTTGCAAGCATCTTGGTAAACATACGGGCTGTAATCAATACAAACAGAATCAACAAGCAAACAATCATCGGTACGCTCGATAAAATAATCGGTTTAAGTTCGTTCAACTTTGGAGTCATGGCTGACCCCACAGTAATAAAAATTGCGCCTTCCTTTTCTCCAAAAGCGACATAATTCATAAAACGATTGGCATCATTCCCCACTTCGACACTCATTACCAACGAGCCATCCGCCGTAATTGTATAATCTTGAATCGCATTTGAACTTTCCACAAAAGTCTGTATTCCCTCGAAATTCTCAGCACTCACAAGATTGTTGAACTGCGTATTTCCAAATAACGATTGCAGTTGTTCAAAATCAATCTTCGCAAGTTCTTCTTCAAAATCTACATCCGCACTGTCAATGCTTTTCATGACGGTGCGCATTTGATCGAAAACATGTTTTAAAGTTTCGTCTTCGAGGGTTAGATCGACACTCATAAACGTATTGCATGCTTTAATGGTGTAGCCGGTATCTGGTATCGCAAGACTCATCGAAGAATAGGTCTCAATGGTCTCAGCATCAATCGTACAGGGCTTTCCTTCCATCATATTACTTTGACTTTGGGTAACGGAATTTCGAAAACTTTCAAGCTTATAATCGGTATAAAGACCGGGTAGCATAAACACAAAGTAACCAATAATCAACACCCCTACAAGAAACGTCGTTGCAGCCGTGTATAAGAAGACTTTACGCGATAACTTCATGGTCCACCTCCACGAATTGGTATCCAATTCCGACAACAGTTTTTATGACAGGAAGCGGTAATTTCTTGCGAAGGTTTTTGACATGAGCATCCACAACCCGATCACTCACCATATAGTCATCCGGTGCAATTACATCCAAAAGTTGCTCACGTGTATAAACACGGCCGGGATACGATGCCATAATTTGATACAGCAAGAATTCTGTCACGGTAAGATTCAGAGACTTTTGGTTGTAGTAGACTTGGTAACTTTCATTTTTAACCACAAGACCTGTTTCCTGAACTGCACTTCCCACCCGACGCAAAATCGCCTCAATTCGCTTCAATAAAAGTAGTGGTGAAAAGGGTTTAATCATATAGT
The window above is part of the Erysipelothrix sp. HDW6C genome. Proteins encoded here:
- a CDS encoding suppressor of fused domain protein, with the translated sequence MGLFDRFKKKTPTQDEVLNKTIVEKEPIIKEDKPGFMTFADYSEKSQSDDWSPGWDVIDAAFAEVYGEQEPSHFATRLEKRALFGGPEYLDGYSIYKSDKGYYHIVTYGMTQLYSRLESYGEDFNKWGYEMTFKLKANSVEECHWAMNMMGNLARYTFTSGSFFQENEYVLGDGSPLELESDSKMCSLLIVEDTEVVGRDSVHGQTDFLQLVGITWHDAQIINEHRTRGYVEEVLEKIKVDNPDFITDMKSERNYL
- a CDS encoding ABC transporter permease is translated as MAQMIRYEIKNAMGNVFAIFFGIIFPIIMTLVFSSLLKSQVPADQFGKAMTQLFITNLLMSPLALLFIGFAALFSQEIEKDITTRMVLFGFSEQKQLKAKFVAQALSLVVAVTVYSLTVLPILKIDTPSLFGVLVLMGAVIVLSFLYFVLAYSIAVLARKFSVTYGITMTFYFVTMALSGMMGIQYDQLPSGIQVIARLLPTTYIVKDVPKLWTVSSYNLMPMLQSFLTFAAITGLIYMFAMHKKARRIG
- a CDS encoding ATP-binding cassette domain-containing protein, translated to MITIKNLHVSYRDFKALQIDKEIIINANDRVGVIGSNGAGKSTLIKACLGLLPYEGNIIATIKPEEMAVHMQSNEYVETMSTKSVMEAILNTSIKDNTKLQELITFFNFDASLKKKYKELSGGQKQRFTLIMVLMQDAPITFFDEVTTGLDFETRQALMKKITEWYQGKDAAILFVTHYYEELEQLTNKLLILNQGKVVAYGHRDELFRHYCGHSVITFKARPEEMSFIGDFKTILAPNDTTAIACASKEEEMRVIAYLNTQEINFKRSDNDVEILTMNAIGGTH
- a CDS encoding response regulator transcription factor, whose product is MINILYLEDEANIRDVTHEYLIMKQYNVDLAVDGNEALALLATHSYDIAILDIMVPYVSGLEVLTKISESHPNTATIMLTALGDETNQIEAFNRHADDYMIKPFSPLLLLKRIEAILRRVGSAVQETGLVVKNESYQVYYNQKSLNLTVTEFLLYQIMASYPGRVYTREQLLDVIAPDDYMVSDRVVDAHVKNLRKKLPLPVIKTVVGIGYQFVEVDHEVIA
- a CDS encoding YwbE family protein, coding for MTGKNRKNITIGAHVNVVLKNDQRTGKLTEGYVERILTNSQNHPHGIKVMLADGQVGRVQEILED
- a CDS encoding HAMP domain-containing sensor histidine kinase; translation: MKLSRKVFLYTAATTFLVGVLIIGYFVFMLPGLYTDYKLESFRNSVTQSQSNMMEGKPCTIDAETIETYSSMSLAIPDTGYTIKACNTFMSVDLTLEDETLKHVFDQMRTVMKSIDSADVDFEEELAKIDFEQLQSLFGNTQFNNLVSAENFEGIQTFVESSNAIQDYTITADGSLVMSVEVGNDANRFMNYVAFGEKEGAIFITVGSAMTPKLNELKPIILSSVPMIVCLLILFVLITARMFTKMLATPIETLAHQATSRQERDGTVFKQPNQHDEFKILEDALNHMHRDLKASIVTVENQNQALIREKEKQELFLMNASHQLKTPVAGASLLVEGMLGKVGKFAETDTYLPKVRDELGRMQSIIESMMVVFQETDRTLEIADTNVETLVQAVLQQYRERIQSKNLSIHEHTTAVTIQTDAEILVSIIDNVIGNAVKYTPNSKSITLELSNASLIVTSHGVWIDASTLEHVKEAFVRSHHSDEKGTGLGLYLVDNMMSVLGLEWTIENSKVGVCVTLYLKGE
- a CDS encoding AAA family ATPase, yielding MRGNYIRSIRFQEFPHHKYPFNIKAITTLPEIEFTTPVTFLVGDNGVGKSTLIEAIAVAYGFNPEGGSLHLQFETHATHSELYQYLTFVRNAVLKPKDGFFLRSESMYNLTSTLSQMGDETLENYGGSSLDAYSHGESFLTLFMNHINDNGFYILDEPESGLSPEAQMALMVKIHELAEVKGSQFFIATHSPILLSYPGATIIQLSEQGAQLVDYDSVGFVQLYRRIMNDSDYIQRLFNND